Sequence from the Cellulomonas fimi ATCC 484 genome:
ACCCCCATGCCCGACACCCAGTACGTCCTCGCGATCGACCAGGGGACGACCAGCACGCGCGCGATCGTCTTCGACCACGCCGGCCAGATCGTGTCCGTCGGCCAGAAGGAGCACGAGCAGATCTTCCCGAGAGCCGGGTGGGTCGAGCACGACGCCGCCGAGATCTGGACGAACACCCGCGAGGTCGTCGGCCTCGCACTGACGCGCGCGAACCTCACCTTCCGCGACATCGCCGCGGTCGGCATCACCAACCAGCGCGAGACGGCGGTCGTCTGGGACCGCACGACCGGCGAACCCGTCTACAACGCGATCGTCTGGCAGGACACCCGCACGCAGAAGATCTGCGACGAGCTGGGGGCGCTCGGCGGCGGGGCGGACCGCTACAAGGACCGCGTGGGCCTGCCGCTCGCGACCTACTTCTCCGGCCCGAAGATCCGCTGGATCCTCGACAACGTCGACGGCGCGCGCGAGAAGGCGGAGCGCGGCGACCTCGCGTTCGGCAACACCGACGCGTGGGTGCTGTGGAACATGACCGGCGGCGTCAACGGCGGCGTGCACGTCACCGACGTCACGAACGCGTCGCGCACCATGCTCATGAACCTCGACACGCTCTCGTGGAACGAGGAGATCGCCGGCGAGATGGGCATCCCGATGTCGATGCTCCCCGAGATCCGCTCGTCCTCCGAGGTGTACGGCAACGGCCGCGAGGGCGGCATGGTCCCCGGCGTGCCCATCGCGGGCATCCTCGGCGACCAGCAGGCGGCGACCTTCGGGCAGGCGTGCTTCGAGGTCGGCACGGCCAAGAACACGTACGGGACCGGCAACTTCATGCTGCTCAACACCGGCACGAAGCCCATCCCGTCGAAGAACGGCCTGCTGACGACGCTCTGCTACAAGATCGGCGACGCCGACGCGGTCTACGCCCTCGAGGGGTCGATCGCTGTCACCGGCTCGCTCGTGCAGTGGCTGCGCGACAACCTCGGGATCATCAGCTCCGCGCCCGAGATCGAGCAGCTCGCCGAGACCGTCGAGGACAACGGCGGCGCGTACTTCGTACCCGCCTTCTCCGGCCTGTTCGCGCCGTACTGGCGGTCCGACGCACGCGGCGCGCTCGTCGGGCTCACGCGGTACGTCAACAAGGGCCACATCGCCCGCGCCGCCCTGGAGGCCACCGCCTTCCAGACGCGCGAGGTGCTCGACGCGATGAACGCCGACTCCGGCGTCGACCTGACCGAGCTCAAGGTCGACGGCGGCATGGTCGCCAACGACGCGCTCATGCAGTTCCAGGCCGACATCCTCGGCGTGCCGGTCATCCGGCCGAAGGTCGCCGAGACCACCGCTCTCGGGGCCGCGTACGCCGCGGGCATCGCCGTCGGGTTCTGGTCCGGCGAGCAGGACGTCATCGACAACTGGGCGGAGGACAAGCGCTGGGAGCCCGGCGCCGACGAGGGCGAGCGCGACCGCCAGTACCGCCTGTGGAAGAAGGCCGTCACGAAGACCTTCGACTGGGTGGACGACGACGTGCAGTAGACGACACCGGGGGGAGCCGGCGCGGCACCGGGGCAGCCGCGCCGGCCGGGGGCCGGGTGGACCGCAGGCCACCCGGCCCCTGTCGTGCCCGGCCGCCGCCTCTCGCGCGCGCCCGAGCAGGGGCGACGCAGCGGCGCGCCGAGACGCGTGTGTCGTGTGGGTACGTCCCGCTAGTGTCCGGGCCACACGCTCGCTGACGAGCGCGCCTCACGAAGGAGCCGACGTGCCCGAACACGCCCCACCCCGTCCTCTGCGCCGCCTCGCGGTCCTCGCCCTGTCGGCGTTGCTCGCACTCGTCGGGCTCGCCGCACCGGCGACCGCCGCCGAGGGTG
This genomic interval carries:
- the glpK gene encoding glycerol kinase GlpK — its product is MPDTQYVLAIDQGTTSTRAIVFDHAGQIVSVGQKEHEQIFPRAGWVEHDAAEIWTNTREVVGLALTRANLTFRDIAAVGITNQRETAVVWDRTTGEPVYNAIVWQDTRTQKICDELGALGGGADRYKDRVGLPLATYFSGPKIRWILDNVDGAREKAERGDLAFGNTDAWVLWNMTGGVNGGVHVTDVTNASRTMLMNLDTLSWNEEIAGEMGIPMSMLPEIRSSSEVYGNGREGGMVPGVPIAGILGDQQAATFGQACFEVGTAKNTYGTGNFMLLNTGTKPIPSKNGLLTTLCYKIGDADAVYALEGSIAVTGSLVQWLRDNLGIISSAPEIEQLAETVEDNGGAYFVPAFSGLFAPYWRSDARGALVGLTRYVNKGHIARAALEATAFQTREVLDAMNADSGVDLTELKVDGGMVANDALMQFQADILGVPVIRPKVAETTALGAAYAAGIAVGFWSGEQDVIDNWAEDKRWEPGADEGERDRQYRLWKKAVTKTFDWVDDDVQ